The following proteins are co-located in the Leptospira weilii genome:
- the rfaE1 gene encoding D-glycero-beta-D-manno-heptose-7-phosphate kinase, whose amino-acid sequence MYYLNRDRFITSTARLKDLKIIVIGDFILDEYLIGEVNRISPEAPVPVVWVRREKITLGGAGNVVKNLSSLGVKSIVLGRVGKDEKAKSLSKLLMDENTDKSQNFLIESDEIPTILKTRVIARHQQVCRIDKEELKPINQKEEDELLKAFLERIDFADAVIFSDYDKGTLTPRVIREVSKVCSDKKKIVTVDPQVSHFFLYQGVSILTPNHHEAGNAIGRKLENDSEILKAAQEISEKLSCLSLMITRGEKGMSLYLSSQKEIYHIPTVAREVFDVTGAGDTVISVYTAYHAAGLSELDASVVSNAAAGVVIGKLGAETVTPEELDLSLQSIGSFQK is encoded by the coding sequence TTGTACTATTTGAATAGAGATCGTTTCATAACCTCGACGGCGCGTCTTAAAGATTTAAAAATCATCGTGATCGGAGATTTCATTTTGGATGAGTATCTCATCGGAGAAGTGAATCGGATTTCTCCGGAAGCTCCCGTTCCAGTCGTTTGGGTGCGTAGAGAAAAGATCACTTTAGGCGGAGCTGGAAACGTAGTGAAAAATTTGTCGAGCCTAGGCGTAAAGTCTATCGTTCTTGGAAGAGTCGGAAAGGATGAAAAAGCGAAAAGTCTTTCGAAACTTCTCATGGATGAGAATACGGATAAAAGTCAGAATTTTCTGATCGAGTCCGATGAGATACCGACGATTTTAAAAACAAGAGTGATCGCGAGACATCAGCAAGTTTGTCGAATCGATAAGGAAGAATTAAAACCCATAAATCAAAAAGAAGAGGACGAACTGCTCAAAGCATTCTTGGAAAGAATTGATTTCGCAGACGCAGTGATTTTTTCCGATTACGATAAAGGAACCTTAACGCCAAGGGTCATTCGGGAAGTGTCCAAAGTTTGTTCAGATAAAAAAAAGATCGTGACAGTGGATCCTCAGGTGAGTCATTTTTTTCTTTACCAAGGAGTGAGCATACTTACTCCGAATCATCACGAAGCGGGTAACGCGATCGGAAGAAAGTTGGAAAACGATTCCGAGATCTTAAAAGCCGCACAGGAAATTTCCGAAAAACTTTCCTGTCTTTCTTTAATGATCACAAGAGGAGAAAAAGGAATGAGTTTATATCTCTCCTCTCAAAAAGAAATCTATCATATTCCGACCGTAGCGAGAGAAGTTTTCGACGTAACCGGAGCGGGGGATACGGTCATTAGCGTTTATACGGCCTATCATGCTGCGGGTCTTAGCGAATTGGATGCAAGTGTGGTCTCAAACGCCGCTGCGGGAGTTGTAATCGGTAAGTTAGGAGCGGAAACCGTAACTCCCGAGGAATTGGATCTTTCTTTACAATCGATAGGAAGTTTTCAAAAGTAA
- the rfaE2 gene encoding D-glycero-beta-D-manno-heptose 1-phosphate adenylyltransferase — protein MDLKARIVPWENVAIFANRIRKNQRIVFTNGCFDLIHRGHITYLSQARELGDFLWIGLNSDSSVKRLKGEQRPVVPEDDRAILLSNLRFVDAVTIFSQDTPLELIRLIKPAIHVKGGDYKAEDLPETSIVREFGGKVEILPFVPGKSTSLLIEKILKL, from the coding sequence ATGGACTTGAAGGCTCGTATCGTTCCTTGGGAAAACGTGGCAATTTTTGCGAACCGGATTCGAAAGAATCAAAGGATTGTTTTCACCAACGGATGTTTCGATTTGATCCACAGAGGTCACATTACGTATCTTTCCCAGGCTCGAGAACTCGGGGATTTTCTCTGGATCGGACTCAATTCGGATTCTTCCGTAAAACGCCTGAAAGGAGAACAAAGACCAGTGGTTCCTGAAGACGACCGAGCGATTCTTCTTTCTAACCTAAGATTTGTAGACGCAGTCACCATTTTTTCTCAGGACACGCCGCTCGAACTGATTCGTTTGATCAAACCTGCGATTCACGTAAAAGGGGGCGACTATAAGGCGGAAGATTTGCCTGAAACGTCAATCGTTCGCGAATTCGGCGGAAAAGTCGAAATATTACCTTTCGTCCCTGGAAAATCCACCTCTCTTCTGATCGAGAAAATCCTGAAACTCTAA
- a CDS encoding CTP synthase, whose product MSRTKFIFVTGGVSSSLGKGVTVAALGCLLESRGYTVSLQKMDPYINIDPGTMSPYQHGEVYVTADGAETDLDLGYYERFTHSKLSRKNSVSTGQIYNTVIQRERKGDYLGRTVQVVPHITNEIRNRMYIVAREENPDFIIVEIGGTVGDIESIPFLEAIRQIRYEHGSSNVLFVHLTLVPTITAAGEAKTKPTQHSVKELLGLGIQPDILVCRVSQPMTKEMKNKLSLFCNVKEENVISASDISTSIYEIPKMYKEEKLDEVVLKTMGMELRESNFSEWDKVIKRLLGTKQTVQVAIVGKYISLQDAYRSIYESLSHGGIAHDTKVEFVKIDPENLNKDNVQGSLKNVHGVLVPGGFGDRGIEGKILAIEYARTNGIPFFGICLGMQCAVVEYGRNVLRLKDANSTEIRPDTEYPVISLLEEQNDIEQMGGTMRLGSYPCKIKKDTLSYSEYQSTLVHERHRHRFEFTNRYRKQYEENGMVISGTSPDDSLVEIVEIPEHNWFVGVQFHPEFQSRPTQPHPLFAGFIRAAVKYSKKGSS is encoded by the coding sequence TTGTCGAGAACTAAGTTTATCTTTGTCACAGGAGGGGTAAGTTCCTCACTTGGAAAAGGAGTCACAGTCGCGGCTCTGGGTTGTTTGTTGGAAAGTAGAGGATACACGGTCTCTCTCCAAAAAATGGACCCTTATATCAATATCGATCCGGGAACCATGAGTCCCTACCAACACGGAGAAGTTTACGTAACCGCGGATGGAGCGGAAACCGATTTGGATCTCGGCTATTACGAACGTTTTACTCATTCCAAACTGTCCCGTAAAAATTCCGTATCCACCGGTCAAATTTATAATACGGTCATTCAAAGAGAAAGAAAGGGGGATTACCTGGGTCGTACGGTTCAGGTGGTTCCTCATATCACGAACGAAATTCGAAACCGGATGTACATCGTTGCCAGAGAGGAAAATCCCGATTTTATCATCGTGGAGATCGGTGGAACCGTGGGGGACATTGAATCGATTCCGTTCTTGGAAGCGATTCGTCAAATACGTTACGAACACGGAAGTTCGAACGTGCTATTTGTGCATCTTACCTTGGTTCCGACTATCACCGCTGCCGGGGAAGCAAAGACAAAACCGACGCAACATTCGGTCAAAGAATTGCTCGGGCTCGGAATTCAACCGGATATCCTAGTGTGTAGGGTTTCTCAGCCCATGACGAAGGAGATGAAGAATAAACTATCTCTTTTTTGCAACGTAAAGGAAGAGAACGTAATTTCTGCGAGCGATATATCCACATCTATCTACGAAATTCCTAAAATGTATAAGGAAGAAAAACTAGACGAAGTAGTTCTAAAAACGATGGGGATGGAACTTCGGGAATCCAATTTTTCCGAATGGGACAAGGTGATAAAAAGGCTACTTGGCACAAAACAAACCGTTCAAGTAGCGATTGTGGGAAAATATATTTCTTTACAAGACGCATATCGTTCCATCTACGAAAGTCTTTCCCATGGCGGAATCGCGCACGATACCAAAGTGGAATTCGTCAAAATCGATCCTGAAAATTTAAATAAAGACAATGTACAAGGTTCTTTGAAAAACGTCCACGGAGTTTTAGTGCCGGGCGGCTTTGGGGATCGCGGAATCGAGGGAAAAATTCTCGCGATCGAGTATGCAAGAACGAATGGAATTCCCTTTTTCGGAATCTGTCTTGGAATGCAATGTGCCGTCGTGGAATATGGAAGAAACGTTTTAAGACTCAAAGACGCTAATTCAACCGAAATCAGACCGGACACCGAATATCCGGTGATCTCGCTTTTGGAAGAACAAAACGATATCGAACAGATGGGCGGAACGATGAGGCTCGGTTCTTATCCTTGTAAAATTAAAAAAGATACTCTTTCTTACTCCGAATACCAATCGACACTCGTTCACGAACGGCATAGGCATAGATTCGAATTCACCAACCGTTATAGAAAGCAATACGAAGAAAACGGAATGGTTATTTCGGGTACTTCTCCGGACGACAGCCTCGTAGAGATCGTGGAAATTCCGGAACACAATTGGTTTGTAGGGGTTCAGTTTCATCCCGAATTTCAGTCCAGACCTACGCAGCCTCATCCCTTATTTGCTGGATTTATCCGTGCGGCCGTGAAATATTCAAAGAAAGGATCATCATGA
- the kdsA gene encoding 3-deoxy-8-phosphooctulonate synthase: MRDNTCTKRDFLNGSKIGGDEPFFLIAGPCVMENRDLLDRVCAEMIEICEALKIPYIFKSSFDKANRSSVNSYRGPGLTEGIQNLEYIKNKYNVPVLTDIHETHQIAPLKDVIDIYQIPAFLCRQTDLIAESAKTGRWVNVKKGQFLAPSDTKHIAVKMKESGNDKVLVTERGTSFGYGNLIFDGRAVPIIHGFDIPLIFDATHSAQLPGAAGNITGGQREFIPSILRSAVSLGIEGVFMEVHPDPQKALSDATTQYPLSQIKNLLKEMIGLDRYVKKEILVSRSES, from the coding sequence ATGAGAGACAATACCTGTACTAAAAGAGATTTTCTAAACGGAAGTAAGATCGGAGGGGACGAACCTTTCTTTTTGATCGCCGGTCCCTGCGTGATGGAAAATCGGGATTTATTGGATCGAGTCTGTGCGGAGATGATCGAAATCTGCGAAGCATTAAAAATTCCTTATATTTTCAAAAGTAGTTTCGATAAGGCAAATCGCTCCTCTGTGAACTCCTATCGTGGGCCGGGACTTACGGAAGGCATTCAAAATTTAGAATATATCAAAAACAAATACAATGTTCCTGTTCTTACGGATATTCATGAAACGCACCAGATCGCTCCTTTAAAAGACGTGATCGATATCTATCAGATTCCCGCTTTTTTGTGCAGACAAACCGATCTCATAGCTGAGTCGGCCAAAACCGGAAGATGGGTCAACGTAAAAAAAGGGCAATTCCTCGCCCCTTCCGATACGAAGCATATTGCGGTAAAGATGAAGGAATCCGGAAACGACAAGGTGCTTGTAACCGAAAGAGGTACTTCTTTCGGTTACGGAAACTTGATCTTCGACGGAAGAGCGGTCCCGATCATTCACGGATTCGACATTCCTCTCATATTCGACGCGACTCATTCCGCACAACTTCCCGGAGCGGCCGGAAATATCACGGGCGGGCAAAGGGAATTTATTCCGAGTATTCTTCGCTCCGCGGTTTCTCTCGGGATCGAAGGAGTTTTTATGGAAGTACATCCTGATCCTCAAAAGGCTCTTTCGGATGCGACGACTCAATATCCTCTCTCTCAAATCAAAAACCTTTTAAAAGAAATGATTGGTCTGGATCGTTACGTCAAAAAAGAGATTCTCGTTTCCAGAAGCGAGTCGTAA
- the lptC gene encoding LPS export ABC transporter periplasmic protein LptC — protein MRNKINNRVRIFSLPVVCAFFIVTFFYCKKVNYERVEKEKESGSSVSIRNFKREAYDASGQLQWELRAEESYVYVNENKTIFYNIDFDQYENGKFKSKLLAEKGEINHKTRLMLLEGNIFLRTDDNKTLVAKVMEYNMDTKKLVSDSEVTVSADGTTIRGIGLRADKDLNKFTILKPSAITQGGTNPLKAAGSL, from the coding sequence ATGAGGAACAAAATCAACAATCGGGTTCGTATTTTTTCTCTTCCGGTTGTTTGCGCCTTTTTCATAGTAACATTTTTCTATTGTAAAAAAGTAAATTACGAAAGGGTTGAGAAGGAAAAAGAAAGCGGTTCCTCGGTTTCGATTCGGAATTTTAAAAGAGAAGCTTACGACGCGAGTGGGCAACTTCAGTGGGAATTGAGAGCGGAAGAATCCTACGTCTACGTAAATGAGAATAAAACAATATTCTACAATATCGATTTCGATCAGTATGAAAATGGAAAGTTCAAATCCAAACTTTTAGCCGAAAAAGGCGAAATTAATCACAAGACAAGATTGATGCTCCTAGAAGGTAATATTTTTCTAAGAACCGACGACAATAAGACTCTCGTTGCGAAGGTGATGGAGTACAACATGGATACGAAAAAGCTGGTGTCCGATTCGGAAGTAACCGTAAGCGCGGATGGAACCACGATCCGTGGGATCGGACTCAGAGCGGATAAGGATTTAAATAAGTTCACGATCCTAAAGCCGAGTGCGATTACACAGGGGGGTACCAATCCGTTGAAAGCGGCTGGATCCCTATGA
- a CDS encoding LptA/OstA family protein, with product MIRKLLALLCACITFFPYYGNVKPPLLVGSDTADRKFVNIPPENPEKKDATSNFPTFWGGSSLTQEDKTVSGLKVTVFILDGGAWIQHKKVKLSANQIEIYGKDAFKGFLRGGVVVQDGDNGVTLRAGTGEYDKLEEKVTIKNRPRLFHTDKSGVKTVISATFIERNLAKKTTLLKENVIIAHPQITILCKQALFEEDSDKIVTDPDPILIAKDRYLTGKQLTFYTNINKVELAGESILFQNYTEKEVVEKKDSPNTKEKIKKEVTRVAIFKGDQLVSDKDEGGETRVGLYGNATIYRGNLKMNAEKLVSYGKNSSKIEARNQITVHDRENALILSGNVLDYFENDQYIHLTDSGKIDFLDKKTNEVTSTMTAIEFERFMDKNETVIRGNVLVEGKDSFATGEYATYFEKEEKVFLEGNPILRKNGRDIHAGRIIFFPREGRALLTDGIDPGK from the coding sequence ATGATTCGTAAACTTCTCGCCCTCCTATGCGCTTGTATTACATTTTTTCCATATTATGGAAACGTAAAGCCACCGCTTTTAGTGGGGAGCGATACTGCAGACAGAAAATTTGTGAACATTCCTCCGGAAAATCCGGAAAAAAAGGATGCGACTTCCAATTTCCCTACTTTTTGGGGGGGATCTTCTCTGACCCAAGAGGACAAAACCGTTTCCGGCTTGAAAGTTACGGTCTTTATCTTAGATGGAGGCGCTTGGATTCAGCACAAAAAAGTGAAACTTTCTGCAAACCAAATAGAGATTTACGGTAAGGACGCATTCAAAGGATTTTTACGAGGTGGGGTAGTCGTTCAAGACGGTGACAATGGTGTGACTCTTCGCGCGGGAACCGGTGAATACGATAAACTTGAAGAAAAGGTTACTATTAAAAATCGTCCCAGACTTTTTCACACGGATAAAAGTGGGGTTAAAACCGTTATTTCTGCAACATTCATCGAAAGAAATCTCGCTAAGAAAACGACTCTATTGAAGGAAAACGTAATCATCGCTCATCCACAAATTACCATTCTCTGCAAACAAGCTTTATTTGAAGAAGATTCGGATAAGATTGTGACAGATCCGGACCCGATTCTCATTGCAAAAGATCGTTATCTTACTGGAAAACAGCTCACGTTTTATACGAATATCAATAAAGTAGAGTTAGCCGGGGAAAGTATTCTTTTTCAGAATTATACAGAGAAAGAGGTCGTAGAGAAAAAAGATTCTCCGAATACGAAGGAAAAAATCAAAAAAGAAGTCACAAGAGTTGCGATCTTTAAAGGAGATCAACTTGTAAGCGACAAGGATGAAGGCGGAGAGACAAGGGTCGGTCTGTATGGAAACGCGACCATCTATCGCGGTAATTTGAAAATGAACGCGGAAAAGTTAGTCAGTTATGGGAAAAACTCTTCTAAGATAGAAGCTAGAAATCAAATTACGGTTCACGATCGGGAAAACGCATTGATCCTCTCCGGGAATGTCCTTGACTACTTTGAAAACGACCAATACATTCATTTGACCGATTCCGGAAAAATCGATTTTTTAGACAAAAAAACGAACGAGGTCACGAGTACGATGACTGCGATTGAGTTTGAGCGGTTTATGGATAAAAATGAAACCGTAATCCGGGGAAATGTTCTCGTAGAGGGAAAGGATTCTTTCGCAACGGGAGAATACGCCACATATTTTGAAAAAGAGGAAAAAGTATTTCTTGAGGGAAATCCGATTCTAAGAAAAAACGGCAGAGATATTCATGCAGGAAGGATAATATTCTTTCCGAGAGAAGGTCGGGCCCTTTTGACCGACGGAATCGACCCCGGAAAATGA
- the lptB gene encoding LPS export ABC transporter ATP-binding protein, with product MSKTFRMDNLIKVYNKRKVVDGASFNIKKGEVVGLLGPNGAGKTTSFYMSVGFVRPDSGKVYIDGQDVTESPMHIRARLGVGYLAQEASIFRKLTVAENLEAILETMNLSRPEIIKRRDELLIELQIMRVANQKGYTLSGGERRRCEIARALVTNPDFILLDEPFAGVDPIAVKDIQTVIGSLKERGLGILITDHNVRETLKITDRAYIMYSGRILISGSTHDLVNDPETRRIYLGEDFTL from the coding sequence ATGAGCAAAACCTTTCGAATGGATAACCTTATCAAGGTCTACAACAAAAGAAAGGTCGTAGACGGAGCCAGCTTCAATATCAAAAAAGGGGAAGTGGTCGGATTATTAGGTCCGAACGGAGCCGGTAAGACGACTTCTTTTTATATGTCGGTGGGCTTCGTAAGACCGGATTCCGGTAAGGTCTACATAGACGGACAAGACGTGACCGAATCTCCGATGCATATCCGTGCGAGACTCGGGGTCGGCTATCTCGCGCAGGAAGCCTCCATCTTTCGCAAGTTGACCGTTGCGGAAAATCTGGAAGCGATTTTGGAAACAATGAATCTTTCCAGACCCGAAATTATAAAACGAAGAGACGAACTTCTGATCGAGCTTCAGATCATGAGAGTCGCCAATCAAAAAGGTTATACTCTTTCGGGCGGAGAAAGAAGACGTTGTGAGATTGCGAGAGCGCTTGTCACCAATCCGGACTTTATTCTTTTGGACGAACCGTTTGCGGGTGTGGATCCGATCGCGGTGAAAGACATTCAAACCGTGATCGGGTCCTTGAAAGAAAGAGGACTTGGAATTCTCATTACCGATCATAACGTCCGAGAAACTTTAAAAATTACGGATCGTGCATATATCATGTATAGCGGAAGAATTTTGATTTCCGGTTCCACTCACGATCTTGTAAATGATCCGGAGACGAGAAGAATCTATTTGGGCGAGGATTTTACACTGTGA
- the rpoN gene encoding RNA polymerase factor sigma-54: MNLSQSLIQKQTQKLVMTQDLRQSIELLPLSTLELSDRINSELVENPMLEEEYASERNRTPDLYSRDDLKRKEKNDFLKNSDVTWQDHFSLDKASSTGSDASDRNQKYIESSPERSSLSEHLLWQLRLSSLKPEEISIGEMLISMLDDHGFITIPISDLCKEMKLNEKKVRKILDQIQRLDPIGIGTKNVQETLLIQAQIVKPEDQKLHALIRDHIKDLEKLDYKSISKKMEISLETVESLASEIKKLEPYPATLYTSNKPDYVIPDVIVREVEGEFDIYINDEWIPRLKINKEYKNILKNAKESDREYITSKLGSAEWLIRSVNQRRQTLFKVTSAIIEMQTEFFQKGIQYIKPLTLKDIAEKLEMHESTISRITSNKYVQTSRGIMELKWFFSSGVRSSEGGIESSKKIHDLIRNLVKEEQSDNPLSDQEIVEAIGKQGIEIARRTVAKYRKILKILPSSQRKKVKSLESR, translated from the coding sequence GTGAATCTTAGTCAGTCACTGATTCAGAAACAAACTCAAAAACTGGTGATGACCCAGGACCTAAGACAGTCCATAGAACTTTTACCCTTATCCACTTTGGAACTTTCGGATCGAATCAATTCTGAACTTGTGGAAAATCCGATGCTTGAGGAAGAATACGCTTCGGAAAGAAATAGAACCCCTGATCTGTATAGCAGAGACGATCTAAAGAGAAAAGAGAAGAACGACTTTCTTAAAAATTCGGACGTGACCTGGCAGGATCATTTTTCCTTGGACAAAGCAAGTAGTACTGGCTCAGATGCTTCCGATCGAAACCAGAAATACATTGAGTCTTCTCCTGAAAGAAGTTCTTTGTCGGAACACCTTCTTTGGCAACTTAGGCTTTCCAGTTTAAAGCCGGAGGAAATCTCCATCGGAGAAATGTTGATTTCCATGCTTGACGATCACGGATTTATCACGATTCCGATTTCGGATCTTTGCAAAGAGATGAAACTGAACGAAAAAAAAGTGCGTAAAATTTTGGATCAGATTCAGAGATTGGATCCGATCGGAATCGGAACTAAGAATGTCCAAGAAACTCTTCTTATCCAAGCACAGATCGTAAAACCGGAAGATCAAAAGCTTCATGCTCTAATTCGAGATCATATCAAGGATCTAGAGAAATTGGATTATAAATCGATTTCCAAAAAGATGGAAATCTCTCTGGAAACTGTGGAGTCCCTTGCGTCTGAAATCAAAAAATTGGAACCCTATCCCGCCACCCTTTACACTTCAAACAAACCGGATTATGTGATCCCCGATGTGATCGTGAGGGAAGTGGAGGGAGAATTTGATATATACATCAACGACGAATGGATACCCCGTCTTAAGATCAATAAAGAATATAAGAATATTCTAAAGAATGCGAAAGAGTCGGATAGGGAGTACATCACGTCTAAACTCGGTTCCGCGGAATGGCTTATCCGTTCCGTAAATCAAAGAAGGCAAACTTTATTTAAGGTCACTTCCGCGATTATAGAAATGCAAACCGAGTTTTTTCAAAAAGGGATTCAGTATATAAAACCTCTGACTCTCAAGGACATCGCCGAAAAGTTGGAGATGCACGAGTCCACTATTTCCAGGATCACTTCCAATAAATACGTTCAAACTTCCAGAGGAATCATGGAATTAAAGTGGTTTTTTTCCTCCGGGGTTCGTTCTTCCGAAGGCGGGATCGAATCTTCTAAAAAAATTCACGATCTCATTCGAAATCTCGTCAAAGAGGAGCAATCCGATAATCCTTTGTCCGATCAGGAAATCGTGGAAGCGATCGGGAAACAAGGAATCGAAATCGCAAGAAGAACAGTTGCCAAATACAGAAAGATCTTAAAAATTCTTCCTTCCAGCCAAAGAAAAAAAGTCAAATCTCTGGAGTCCAGATAA
- the hprK gene encoding HPr(Ser) kinase/phosphatase has product MSMPGINVSNLLNEHEELGLRLLAGEKGLTNRINMSEINRPGLSLTGFYESFAHDRIQIFGKGEWAYITSRIPEDLKNIAADFFSFHLNCIIFTHGNMPPLIFMENCEKLGIPLMISDVSTHKFITLISGILDRSLAPRTMRHGVLIEVFGIGILLSGKSGVGKSETALELIERGHRLVADDMVEIRRLSESYLIGTCSDLLRHHMEIRGLGILNIKDIFGIGSVRDHKLIELIIHLEEWTEDKDFDRTGLENPTEELLGVQIPLIRVPVRPGRNIPIIVETAAMNQRLRKLGKNAAQEFNQKLSNYLQQGKVERNPP; this is encoded by the coding sequence ATGTCGATGCCGGGAATTAACGTTTCCAATCTTCTCAATGAACACGAGGAGTTAGGTTTACGTTTGCTTGCGGGGGAAAAGGGACTTACCAATCGAATCAATATGTCCGAGATCAATCGACCCGGACTTTCTCTTACCGGGTTTTACGAAAGTTTTGCGCATGACCGGATTCAGATTTTTGGAAAGGGGGAATGGGCTTACATCACTTCCAGAATTCCGGAAGATTTAAAAAACATAGCCGCGGATTTTTTCAGCTTTCATCTCAATTGTATCATCTTCACACACGGAAACATGCCTCCTCTGATTTTCATGGAAAACTGCGAAAAACTCGGAATTCCTCTGATGATCTCCGACGTTTCTACTCATAAATTCATCACTCTTATCTCCGGGATTTTGGATCGTAGTCTGGCACCGAGAACCATGAGACACGGAGTTTTGATCGAAGTTTTCGGGATTGGAATTCTTCTTTCCGGAAAAAGCGGAGTAGGTAAAAGCGAAACCGCTCTCGAACTTATAGAAAGAGGACATCGGCTTGTCGCGGACGATATGGTCGAGATCAGAAGACTTTCGGAAAGTTATCTTATCGGAACCTGTTCCGATCTTCTGAGGCACCACATGGAAATTCGTGGATTAGGGATTTTGAATATTAAAGATATCTTTGGGATCGGTTCGGTAAGGGATCATAAACTTATAGAACTCATCATTCATTTGGAGGAATGGACCGAAGACAAGGATTTCGACAGAACGGGACTTGAAAATCCCACAGAAGAACTTTTGGGCGTTCAGATTCCCCTCATTCGAGTTCCGGTCAGACCGGGAAGGAATATTCCGATCATCGTGGAAACCGCCGCCATGAACCAACGTCTACGTAAACTGGGTAAAAATGCGGCGCAAGAATTCAATCAAAAGCTAAGTAATTATCTACAGCAGGGTAAAGTTGAAAGAAATCCTCCTTAA
- a CDS encoding HPr family phosphocarrier protein — protein sequence MKEILLKINENGTGMHARPASVFVNCASKFPCEITVVKDEVVVNGKSIMGLMMLALAPGNEFKIQVEGEKEDEALEALSNIVNNDFV from the coding sequence TTGAAAGAAATCCTCCTTAAAATTAATGAAAACGGCACCGGAATGCATGCAAGACCCGCGTCCGTATTTGTAAACTGCGCCTCCAAGTTTCCTTGCGAAATCACGGTAGTCAAAGACGAGGTCGTCGTGAACGGAAAAAGTATTATGGGGCTTATGATGCTCGCTCTTGCGCCCGGAAATGAATTTAAAATTCAGGTCGAAGGCGAAAAGGAAGATGAAGCCTTGGAGGCTCTAAGTAATATCGTAAACAACGATTTCGTTTAA